One genomic region from Quercus robur chromosome 4, dhQueRobu3.1, whole genome shotgun sequence encodes:
- the LOC126722754 gene encoding serine/threonine-protein phosphatase 7 long form homolog, producing the protein MSTTLKDVEVIFRLPIDSEVLVGPNAVVDGDWSQLCRELLGFTPTNDNKTLVGQRILISRLVEAIAAPLPHDATEIQIHQYAWCYILALLGDKLFMDKLGDRVHLMFLEFMRNLCDPPQYSWGSGCLAWLYRELCRASEKGASQIGGACTLVQY; encoded by the coding sequence ATGTCAACCACCCTAAAAGATGTGGAGGTCATTTTCAGACTTCCTATAGACAGTGAGGTCTTGGTTGGGCCAAATGCTGTGGTGGATGGGGATTGGAGTCAACTGTGTAGGGAGTTGCTTGGTTTTACTCCAACGAATGACAATAAAACTTTGGTGGGGCAAAGAATTCTCATCAGCCGCCTTGTTGAGGCCATTGCAGCGCCATTGCCTCATGACGCAACAGAGATTCAGATACACCAGTATGCCTGGTGCTATATTTTAGCGCTACTAGGGGATAAACTTTTTATGGACAAGTTAGGAGATAGGGTGCATCTGATGTTCTTAGAGTTCATGCGGAACCTTTGTGATCCGCCACAGTATAGTTGGGGTAGTGGTTGCCTGGCCTGGTTGTACAGGGAGTTGTGTCGGGCAAGCGAGAAAGGGGCATCGCAGATTGGTGGGGCATGCACCTTGGTCCAGTATTAG